The proteins below are encoded in one region of Asticcacaulis excentricus CB 48:
- a CDS encoding family 43 glycosylhydrolase: protein MTITSRRHLFAACLATAATLPASVALPATAAPAVKPRWGKGIEGQRKADLGNGTYLNPIIAGDHPDPTLLKDGANYYMTFSSFYAYPGLILWHSTDLVNWAPIGPALSKPLGTIWAVDLCKHGDRYFIYIPAAPDGGEWSIYAIWADRIEGPWSEPVDLKIKGCIDPGHMVGEDGKRYLFVNGIRKIRLTDDGLATDGDLEPAYQPWTYPDDWVTENFAPEGPKLLRRGDYFYLITAVGGTAGPVTGHMVIAARSKSIHGPWTHCPHNPLVRTQSDAEPWWSRGHATLVEGPAGDWWMVYHAYENGYRTLGRQTLLEPIEWTKDGWFRAKGGDLSKPLPKPKGGKTGTAGFALSDDFSQDRFGVQWAFHDPKPDEMTRVKRENRSLRIAGRGTSPANSAPLTCGVGDQSYRIEVTLELEGEAEAGLLLFYNHKAFVGIGFDGERTRTWQYAEDQAWNRQRLKSRTVRLRLTNEANVVTWHSSVDGGQNWTRHPTRMEVSGMHHNVFGGFLSLKPGIYCTGTGSVKAKDFSYNAIT from the coding sequence ATGACTATCACCTCCCGCCGACACCTGTTTGCTGCCTGCCTGGCCACAGCGGCCACACTCCCCGCCAGCGTCGCCCTGCCCGCCACCGCCGCGCCCGCCGTCAAACCGCGCTGGGGCAAAGGCATCGAGGGTCAGCGTAAGGCCGATCTGGGCAATGGCACCTATCTCAATCCGATCATCGCCGGAGACCACCCCGACCCGACCCTGCTAAAGGACGGCGCAAACTACTATATGACGTTTTCGTCCTTCTATGCCTATCCGGGCCTGATCCTGTGGCATTCGACCGATCTGGTGAACTGGGCGCCCATAGGCCCGGCCCTGTCGAAGCCGCTGGGCACCATCTGGGCCGTGGACCTGTGCAAGCACGGCGACCGCTATTTCATCTATATCCCCGCCGCCCCCGACGGCGGTGAATGGTCGATCTACGCCATCTGGGCGGACCGCATCGAAGGCCCGTGGAGCGAGCCGGTCGATCTCAAAATCAAGGGCTGCATCGACCCCGGCCACATGGTTGGCGAAGACGGCAAGCGCTATCTGTTCGTCAACGGTATCCGCAAAATCCGCTTAACCGATGACGGTCTGGCCACCGATGGCGATCTGGAGCCCGCCTATCAGCCGTGGACCTATCCCGACGACTGGGTGACGGAAAACTTTGCCCCCGAAGGCCCCAAGCTGCTGCGGCGCGGCGATTATTTTTACTTGATCACGGCGGTGGGCGGCACGGCCGGTCCCGTGACCGGGCACATGGTCATTGCCGCGCGTTCAAAATCCATTCATGGGCCGTGGACCCATTGCCCGCATAATCCGCTGGTCCGCACGCAAAGCGACGCCGAACCGTGGTGGTCGCGCGGTCACGCCACACTGGTCGAAGGGCCTGCCGGCGACTGGTGGATGGTCTATCACGCCTACGAAAACGGCTACCGCACGCTGGGCCGTCAGACCCTGCTGGAGCCGATAGAATGGACGAAGGACGGCTGGTTCCGTGCCAAGGGCGGCGATCTGTCGAAGCCCCTGCCCAAGCCCAAGGGCGGCAAGACAGGCACGGCGGGCTTTGCGCTGTCGGATGACTTCAGTCAGGACCGCTTTGGCGTGCAGTGGGCCTTTCACGACCCCAAGCCGGACGAGATGACGCGCGTGAAGCGGGAAAACCGCAGCCTGCGCATCGCCGGGCGTGGCACCTCGCCCGCCAACAGCGCGCCCCTGACCTGTGGCGTCGGGGACCAGTCCTACCGCATCGAGGTGACGCTGGAACTGGAGGGTGAGGCCGAGGCGGGGCTATTGCTGTTCTATAATCACAAGGCCTTCGTCGGCATCGGCTTTGACGGCGAACGCACGCGCACCTGGCAATATGCCGAAGATCAGGCGTGGAACCGCCAGAGGCTGAAGAGCCGCACAGTGCGCCTGCGCCTGACCAATGAAGCTAATGTCGTGACCTGGCACTCTTCGGTGGACGGCGGTCAGAACTGGACGCGCCACCCGACGCGCATGGAGGTTTCCGGGATGCACCACAATGTGTTCGGTGGCTTTCTCAGCCTGAAACCGGGGATTTACTGCACCGGGACAGGAAGCGTAAAAGCGAAAGACTTTAGCTACAACGCCATCACCTGA
- a CDS encoding homoserine kinase produces MAVFTKVSLEEARAYLSRYEIGDLIHLEGIEEGVSNTNFKVETTTGLYALTLFEAATPEKDLPYFMDYTLHLDQKGYPAPGPAIMKDGATVGRINEKPCALIKWLPGRWPRNPDTRHATSAGQYLARLHEAGRDFPQTRENSMGIAHWEALISRCEPRASQSARAVAVLADFRDEVAWLKTRWPSDLPSGAIHADYFTDNVLMDDEGQVTGVIDYYYACTDFYAYDLAVALNAWGFTPGGQPLPDMIAAFVNGYHEERALSEAEIAALPLFARGSAVRFTLTRLYDLLNHDPSWVVKPKDPEAFYRRLDYHRSIGSGLDYF; encoded by the coding sequence ATGGCCGTTTTCACCAAGGTATCTCTGGAAGAGGCCCGCGCCTATCTGAGCCGCTATGAAATCGGCGACCTGATCCATCTGGAAGGCATCGAAGAAGGCGTTTCCAACACCAATTTCAAGGTTGAGACGACGACCGGTCTCTATGCCCTGACCCTGTTTGAGGCCGCGACGCCTGAAAAAGACCTGCCCTATTTCATGGACTACACCCTGCACCTTGATCAAAAGGGCTACCCGGCGCCAGGGCCGGCGATCATGAAAGATGGGGCAACGGTCGGTCGCATCAATGAAAAGCCCTGCGCACTGATCAAATGGCTGCCCGGGCGCTGGCCACGCAATCCCGATACGAGGCACGCCACCTCGGCAGGTCAATATCTGGCCCGTCTGCATGAGGCTGGCCGAGACTTCCCGCAGACACGCGAGAACAGCATGGGCATTGCGCACTGGGAGGCCCTGATCAGCCGCTGCGAACCGCGCGCTTCGCAATCGGCACGCGCTGTAGCCGTGCTGGCCGATTTCCGCGACGAGGTGGCGTGGTTGAAAACACGATGGCCCTCGGATCTGCCCTCGGGGGCCATCCATGCCGACTATTTCACCGACAATGTGCTGATGGACGATGAGGGGCAGGTCACCGGCGTTATCGACTATTACTACGCCTGCACCGACTTCTATGCCTACGATCTGGCCGTAGCGCTCAACGCCTGGGGCTTTACGCCCGGTGGGCAGCCCCTGCCCGACATGATCGCCGCCTTTGTGAATGGCTATCACGAAGAGCGCGCTCTGTCAGAGGCCGAAATCGCCGCCCTGCCGCTGTTTGCGCGCGGGTCTGCCGTGCGTTTCACCCTGACGCGGCTCTATGATTTGCTAAACCATGACCCCTCGTGGGTGGTCAAACCGAAGGACCCGGAGGCGTTTTACCGGCGGCTCGACTACCATCGCTCCATCGGTTCAGGTCTAGACTATTTTTGA
- a CDS encoding IS1380 family transposase, whose product MDQDTDLPFDLPSVSRKKITAAFDGGRISSDGGVMLLSAVERRIGIIDRLWRLIPDRRNPFLVTHSLASILKIRIFAIACGYEDGNDLAFLRTDPAFKLACGRLPEGGKDLCSQPTLSRLENAPDLRSSIKLTYGLIDQYCASFGSAVPAAVTLDIDDTVDVVHGRQQLSLFNAHEGEYVFKPIHVYDVSTGRPVVVILRPGKTPSGKEVRGWVRRMVRQIRKHWPTTHITLRGDSHYARPEVMAWAERKGVDYIFGLAGSKPLHAKVEAFADHIRVVRAEQDAAAVRGYTEVRHGAKSWGCERRVIARIEATPMGLDNRFVVTSLTDPDPDPDPDPETLYAKLYCARGNAENLIKLHKTQLKSDRTSCRCPLANQMRLILHTAAYWLMLAVRDQIPKAHKMATAEFNTIRLRLLKIGARIKETAHRVRIAFAAACPEASLFRDIMASLKAAPA is encoded by the coding sequence ATGGACCAAGATACCGATCTTCCGTTCGATTTGCCAAGCGTTTCGCGCAAGAAAATCACGGCTGCCTTTGATGGCGGACGCATCAGTTCGGATGGCGGTGTCATGCTGTTGTCTGCGGTTGAGCGCCGGATCGGGATCATTGATCGGCTTTGGCGGCTGATACCGGATCGACGCAACCCCTTCCTGGTAACCCATTCCCTTGCCTCCATTCTCAAGATCCGCATCTTCGCCATCGCCTGTGGCTATGAAGATGGCAACGATCTGGCTTTCCTGCGCACCGATCCGGCCTTCAAGCTTGCGTGCGGACGCCTGCCCGAAGGCGGCAAGGACCTGTGCTCACAACCGACCTTGTCGCGCCTTGAGAATGCGCCGGACCTGCGTAGCTCGATCAAGCTGACCTACGGTCTTATCGACCAGTACTGCGCCAGTTTCGGTTCGGCTGTTCCCGCCGCCGTAACCCTCGATATCGATGACACGGTCGACGTGGTTCACGGCCGCCAGCAGTTGTCGCTCTTCAATGCCCATGAAGGGGAATACGTCTTTAAGCCCATCCACGTCTACGATGTGAGCACAGGCCGACCGGTCGTCGTCATCCTGCGACCCGGCAAAACACCGTCAGGCAAAGAGGTGCGCGGCTGGGTCCGTAGGATGGTGCGCCAGATCCGCAAACACTGGCCCACAACCCACATTACCCTGCGCGGTGACAGCCACTATGCCCGACCCGAAGTCATGGCATGGGCTGAGCGCAAGGGCGTTGACTATATCTTCGGGCTCGCCGGCTCAAAGCCTTTGCATGCTAAGGTCGAAGCCTTTGCTGACCACATCCGTGTCGTTCGGGCCGAACAGGACGCCGCGGCCGTGCGCGGCTACACCGAAGTCCGTCATGGAGCCAAATCCTGGGGCTGTGAGCGCCGCGTTATCGCCCGCATTGAAGCCACGCCTATGGGCCTCGACAATCGCTTCGTCGTCACATCCCTGACCGATCCCGATCCCGATCCCGATCCCGATCCGGAAACCCTCTATGCCAAACTCTATTGTGCCCGAGGCAATGCTGAAAATCTGATCAAGCTCCACAAGACCCAGCTTAAAAGTGATCGCACCTCTTGTCGCTGCCCTCTGGCCAACCAGATGCGCCTGATCCTTCACACCGCTGCCTACTGGCTGATGCTGGCTGTCCGGGATCAGATCCCCAAGGCCCATAAGATGGCGACCGCTGAGTTCAATACCATCCGCTTGCGCCTTCTGAAGATCGGGGCTCGGATCAAAGAGACCGCCCATCGCGTAAGGATTGCCTTCGCCGCAGCTTGCCCGGAGGCCTCGCTCTTCCGCGATATCATGGCGTCCCTCAAAGCCGCGCCCGCATAA
- a CDS encoding MipA/OmpV family protein has translation MRKLLAISIAVTAPLAGEVRAQAQPFKPVGPQSKWTIDLGGGAVYGFSPNGGNPDKVNAIPWASFNYRGRVYGDPLSGLGYNVVLRDRMIAGVQVRPHYGGKSNQLPGLEVPGLAADLGAYAFYRIGDKISVGGRFTQDISNVYGGNGLFLSAARQDITRIGMLQTTLYARYGDRKSNQAYYGVDNSEAATTGLHPYRLGAGLQSVGAAVLWAVPVRKRFVLVTFVNADQALGDVADSPLLQTGKKVASSYRAGVLLIRRFGSGEH, from the coding sequence ATGCGGAAACTACTCGCCATTTCTATCGCCGTCACCGCGCCGCTCGCAGGCGAAGTCAGAGCTCAGGCGCAACCATTTAAACCGGTCGGGCCGCAGTCGAAGTGGACAATAGATCTCGGCGGTGGCGCGGTATATGGCTTCAGTCCTAACGGTGGTAACCCAGACAAAGTGAATGCGATCCCTTGGGCCTCTTTTAACTACAGAGGCAGGGTTTACGGCGATCCCTTAAGTGGACTAGGCTACAATGTCGTTCTTCGAGACCGTATGATTGCTGGCGTACAGGTTCGGCCACATTACGGCGGGAAGTCTAATCAATTGCCGGGACTTGAGGTGCCCGGATTAGCGGCTGACCTCGGCGCTTATGCTTTCTATAGAATTGGGGATAAGATATCCGTCGGCGGTCGCTTTACCCAAGACATCAGCAATGTCTATGGAGGAAACGGTCTCTTTCTATCAGCCGCTCGCCAGGACATAACGCGCATCGGAATGTTACAGACCACACTCTATGCCCGATACGGTGATAGAAAAAGCAACCAGGCGTATTACGGTGTAGATAACAGCGAAGCGGCGACAACGGGCCTGCATCCATACCGATTGGGGGCAGGGCTTCAGAGCGTCGGCGCGGCGGTGCTTTGGGCTGTGCCCGTCCGGAAGAGGTTCGTCCTAGTTACCTTCGTAAATGCTGACCAGGCTCTTGGAGATGTGGCGGACAGTCCGCTTTTGCAAACAGGGAAAAAGGTCGCGTCGAGTTATCGTGCCGGCGTGCTCCTCATCAGGCGTTTTGGGTCAGGAGAGCACTAG
- a CDS encoding TetR/AcrR family transcriptional regulator encodes MRTHNKLGTQRRQGRPAAIDVEALNQLILQTAKSTFINDGYEGASVERISALAGIGKVTIYRRYESKEALFLAVLEDMTAGMWRGPESLSANTDPLELLRARCEVLLEMTSTADGLAIYRVLIDASRHFPDLVLSTVQRMRLPVEGKNLELLKLAQQQGSVRSDIDVASLARVLSSMITGWPLLNGLVGDAGLRDSTERAAYFETAWSLFLRGIRP; translated from the coding sequence TTGAGAACACATAATAAGCTCGGCACGCAGCGACGCCAGGGGCGCCCGGCGGCAATTGACGTTGAGGCGTTAAATCAGCTTATCCTTCAGACGGCAAAATCGACCTTTATTAATGACGGGTATGAGGGCGCATCCGTCGAGCGCATCTCCGCTTTGGCGGGTATTGGAAAGGTCACCATCTATCGACGATACGAGTCAAAAGAAGCTCTGTTCCTTGCGGTTCTCGAAGACATGACGGCCGGGATGTGGCGAGGTCCCGAGTCCCTCAGCGCAAACACGGATCCTTTAGAGTTGCTGCGTGCACGCTGCGAAGTCCTTCTAGAAATGACCTCGACAGCAGATGGCCTCGCGATTTACCGCGTCCTGATTGACGCGAGTCGTCACTTCCCGGATTTAGTGTTGTCCACGGTTCAGAGAATGCGTCTCCCTGTCGAGGGGAAAAATCTCGAACTCCTTAAACTTGCGCAACAGCAAGGCTCTGTTCGGTCTGATATTGATGTTGCCAGTCTGGCTCGAGTACTCTCAAGCATGATAACGGGGTGGCCTCTTCTTAATGGACTCGTTGGAGATGCGGGCCTCCGAGACTCCACGGAAAGAGCCGCCTACTTTGAAACGGCGTGGTCACTGTTTCTAAGGGGCATACGCCCATAG
- a CDS encoding patatin-like phospholipase family protein produces MKISVVVAVGLVLLCGCAGPHRETFDAAQAALAQPAGFSNIRVSPQDAGLAARLENDLRNGLRTNPSAEISILSLSGGGADGAFGIGVLTGWSERGDRPQFSVVTGVSTGALIAPFAYLGSSYDAQLKEAYLGEGASNLLKSKGLGAFFSPGAYSSEGLKARVAKYVSIQMVEDIADENSKGRRLQIGTTNLDSQTGVIWDLGAIASQGVAQGPAGKVRARDLIREILVASASIPGAFAPAFIPASFAQDGASHVLQEMHADGSVTMPLFILPESMLTWQVPPDVALNARLYVLINGNINPRFTFTKYGAVDIITRSIDTLARAQARATLFGIQAFSTRNGFKVSVASLPDDFTGGGLMAFDSNSMKRVYDKGYSLALSGIVFQDK; encoded by the coding sequence TTGAAAATCTCAGTCGTCGTGGCGGTCGGCCTCGTGCTCTTGTGTGGCTGCGCAGGTCCTCATAGGGAGACCTTTGACGCAGCCCAGGCGGCGCTCGCGCAACCCGCGGGATTTAGTAATATCCGCGTTTCGCCCCAGGACGCAGGATTAGCAGCAAGGTTGGAAAATGATCTGCGTAACGGGTTGCGGACCAATCCAAGCGCCGAAATCTCCATTCTCTCTCTGTCGGGTGGCGGTGCTGATGGTGCATTTGGCATAGGCGTCCTGACTGGCTGGTCGGAAAGGGGAGACCGACCGCAGTTCAGTGTCGTTACCGGCGTGTCCACAGGCGCTCTGATTGCGCCCTTTGCGTATCTGGGCTCCAGTTACGACGCTCAGTTGAAAGAGGCCTATCTGGGTGAAGGGGCCTCGAACCTGCTGAAGTCAAAGGGGTTGGGCGCTTTTTTCAGCCCCGGCGCTTACAGCTCTGAGGGTCTCAAAGCGCGGGTAGCCAAATATGTCAGTATCCAGATGGTCGAGGACATAGCGGATGAAAACAGCAAAGGCCGACGCCTTCAAATCGGGACAACCAATCTCGATTCGCAGACGGGTGTAATCTGGGATCTCGGTGCCATTGCGTCGCAGGGGGTGGCCCAGGGGCCAGCAGGGAAAGTCCGCGCCCGTGATCTGATTCGCGAAATTTTGGTGGCTTCGGCCAGTATCCCTGGGGCCTTCGCGCCCGCGTTTATCCCGGCATCCTTTGCGCAAGACGGCGCGTCCCATGTGCTGCAAGAAATGCACGCGGACGGGAGCGTGACCATGCCCCTGTTTATTTTACCGGAGTCGATGCTGACATGGCAGGTACCGCCCGATGTCGCTCTGAACGCGCGGCTTTATGTTCTCATCAATGGTAATATCAATCCACGCTTTACCTTCACGAAGTATGGCGCGGTCGATATCATCACGAGGAGCATCGACACCCTGGCTCGGGCCCAGGCGCGCGCAACCTTGTTTGGGATACAGGCCTTCTCCACTCGCAACGGATTCAAGGTATCTGTCGCCTCTCTGCCAGATGATTTTACTGGAGGCGGCCTGATGGCTTTCGACTCGAACAGCATGAAGCGTGTGTATGACAAGGGCTACAGCCTTGCTCTTAGCGGAATCGTTTTTCAAGACAAATAG
- a CDS encoding porin family protein — protein sequence MRKFSYLPLVGLFMAVAASAAHAQTDSRAYGRIGVGGAKVNDETFEAVTLGFGYNLTPHFAVETDANVGMTDKEVDLDGVKLKAKLDYTAGAYALYTFPIGEQFDIFARAGYLWSKTSLPVNRTSIKESADGPAYGLGFRYFPGAGSNGVRLDATHYDFGNDLKGEIYQLSYVRKF from the coding sequence ATGCGTAAATTCTCTTATCTTCCCTTGGTCGGACTTTTTATGGCTGTGGCGGCGTCTGCAGCTCACGCCCAAACCGACAGCCGCGCCTACGGACGAATTGGTGTTGGCGGTGCAAAGGTGAACGACGAGACTTTTGAAGCCGTAACACTTGGCTTTGGTTATAATCTGACGCCCCACTTCGCTGTGGAAACGGATGCAAATGTAGGTATGACCGACAAAGAAGTCGATCTAGATGGCGTTAAGCTAAAAGCCAAACTCGACTATACCGCGGGTGCCTATGCCCTCTACACCTTCCCCATTGGCGAGCAGTTCGATATTTTCGCCCGCGCCGGCTATTTGTGGTCGAAGACCTCACTTCCAGTGAACCGAACGTCAATTAAGGAGTCCGCAGACGGCCCCGCTTATGGCCTCGGTTTTCGCTATTTCCCGGGTGCCGGCAGTAACGGTGTGCGGCTGGACGCCACCCACTACGATTTCGGCAACGACCTCAAAGGCGAAATCTACCAGCTCTCTTATGTAAGAAAATTCTGA